A region of the Lycium barbarum isolate Lr01 chromosome 1, ASM1917538v2, whole genome shotgun sequence genome:
ATAGATTCAAAGCTAGAATATTCCGAGCCTTATGAGCGAAATGAAATTCCAAGGAAGTCAGCAGAGACTGCCGATGGAAATGGTGGGGCTTTGAGGAAGAGAAAATGGAAAGATTCCATTTTGGATAGCAAAGAAGGAAGCATCGGGGAGAGTGACGATGTGCGTTCAATCAGTGGCATCTCCACCACAGAGGATAGTAAAGGAGGATTATCTAGATTGATGAATGATGATTTGATGGCAATTTTCAATTCCATTATACAGAACGAAGAGGCTATGGTCTTTAGGCATCGTCGCGATAGTCAGAAGAGAGCTAGATATAAGGAAATGATCAAGCAGCATATGGATGTTGAAACAGTAAGATCAAGATTAGTCAGGTGTTCCATCAAATCACCAGGTGAACTCTTTAGAGATTTACTTTTGCTAGCAACCAACGCCATTGTGTTTTACTCAAAGCGAACAAGAGAATACAAGGCGGCAATGGCCCTCAGAGACATCGTCATCAAAGCGCATCGGGACCATTATAAAAGCTCTTACCACACAGCTAAGAAACCAAGAAGTGCTCGCCTTCACCCCTCCAAATTCAAAATTCAAGCAAAGTCTTGCAACAATGTAAATAGAAATGCTGATTCCGAGGCTCCTTTGCAGTCATTGTTAGCCGCTAAGAAAGGGTTAAAGGGACATAGGAAGTTCAAGTGTGGATCGGTTGATGGATCTGTTAATAGAAGAACTAATGTACCAGGAATGGAAGATACAAGATGTAAAACTCCGGTTAAGGAGGACCATCGGTCTGAGGTAGTaatgaaggaaagaaaaagagCTCGCAAAGGTGATTTGCAGGTTGCATAGTCCTCTTTTTTGTGTACAAATTTTCTTCTTTTACTCCTCTATCTTTCATGGTCATTTTGCAACTGAACTATGTGATGTGAAAGTCATTTCAAGGGGCATCTACTAAAGCTGACAAGTTgttcagagaaaaaaaaaaggaacagaaTTGAAGAAGTAAGATGATGTTGTGTCAAATTCACTGCCCTAAGAGATATTGCCCGTATTCTCTTTAGGAGGGTTACAAGCAATTCTCTTCAGCATTTAGTAAAGCCTCTGCATATTAACTTCAACTATTTCAAAAGAGTCCTTATATTATAGAATTTCAGATGTGATTTTTCTGAAAAGTCACTCTCTTTGATGAATACATATCTCATTAATTTAAGAGGTGATTTTTCTGAAAAGTCACTCTCTTTGATGAATACATATCTCATTAATTTAAGAGGTGATTTTTCTGAAAATATCTCTATAATTTAAGACGCTTATTACAAATTAACTCAACAATTGTTGGGCTGATTTAGGGGTGGCAAAATTAGTCCAAATTCATTTGATCCGCctaagtgtttagttcatgatcttaatatcatttataacacattcatatcacatcacaacaacattcatatctcaattcaaactatttctcaaaatgtcactattcatcattcatgacctagttgaccacattttctacaatccatgtattttaattctccaataccttaaacatcttgtaagcTTTAATGGGTTTGGGCTAGTGTGATTGTAAAGATGGCTTATTTGAGCTAACCAAGTTGACTCATCACAAATAATCAACTCAAATTGGCCCATTAAATGAGCTCAAACTGACCCTTTAATTGTCTTCCATTCATATGTCCAGAAGATATAAAACATGATTAActtcttttttaattatttttgtaagtaTAAAAGATACAAAACATTANNNNNNNNNNNNNNNNNNNNNNNNNNNNNNNNNNNNNNNNNNNNNNNNNNNNNNNNNNNNNNNNNNNNNNNNNNNNNNNNNNNNNNNNNNNNNNNNNNNNNNNNNNNNNNNNNNNNNNNNNNNNNNNNNNNNNNNNNNNNNNNNNNNATCGGCTCGGACACCAGACCGCCCGTGCCCGCCCATTTTGTCTCGCCCTAAATGGAATGGCTCTCTTAGTTACGCTGCGCCCCGACCCGAGTCCCCACGTCCGCTTTTGttaacttttttttaattatttttgtaatttatttttaaaaatgtttatattttaaaaaaaaatatttatccgCATCGGGTGTGAACACCCaccaattaattatttttattttaactttatttaactaaaaTTTAAATTACGATACATATCACTTAATTATGGTCAAACGGTTCATATGGCTGGCAGATGAGTCATGCCAAAACGATTATCAAAGACTTGAAACATTTCAACATTGTTCTTGGATGCCTCATGTTGAAATTCAACATTGTTCTTGGACACCTCTGGGTGTGCCTTTTCTTAATTCTGAAATTCATATTCAGGGAAGTACTAGGGGCATTCGCAGGAGTGCCCcttatttggggtggtctttaatttttacccctcaaattgttggtccttaatatttgcccttcgcctaCAATACCCTGAGGTTCTGAATTCGAACTTCGGTtcaggcataaaaataaaaaacaatttgCAAGGCAAGGCTTTTGGAAAAATTTGCCCTATGCAACATAGGTTGCCTTAAAGCATAACTAAGACAACATATGCCGTATAAGGTAGACTTTTCCCAAAgacttgccttgcgattttttttttaattgactgAGCGGGGGTACGATCAGAATTTTAGGGTATGTTTCGGTCACTTTTTTAAGTGACGGATGAAATtaaaagaccaacaatttgagggataaaaattaaagatcacccccaaAAGAAGCACAAtctgtgaagaaaaaaaaaaaaagtagcccAAAAGTATGATGGAATTCCAAAATGGGCTCTTTGGAAGACAAAGCATTCGCTTCTCTCATGTATTTTTGTGGGCTGCATGGGTGTGGGCCTTGTTTGGACTCAGAACCGCTTGTGATTTACCCTCTTTAACACTGATGGATTTTTGCAAGGGTCATTCGAACAAATGCCCTATTCGGGTGTGTTCTAATATTTGTCCCTcaaatcgctggtctttaatttttgtcctttggcactttaagtaataaaaaagtgATCGAAAATATCCATAACATTTTGAGTTCGAACCccaacaatgtaaaaaaaataaaaaaatcacaaggcaagaTTTTAATACAAACTATGTCTATTCGAGCAAAGTTATGTACAAGTGCATAGTT
Encoded here:
- the LOC132631583 gene encoding uncharacterized protein LOC132631583 isoform X1 — encoded protein: MWGTWEELILGGSVLRHGTQDWNVVASELRSRTSYPCYFTPQACKAKYEDLQKRYSGCNAWFEELRKRRVEELKRELEKSESSIGSLLSKIESLKAEKDGSSHTELPTALVKSEYTESFGKDGISAGSFTIDTGTNYSPESESPAVASAKDIDSKLEYSEPYERNEIPRKSAETADGNGGALRKRKWKDSILDSKEGSIGESDDVRSISGISTTEDSKGGLSRLMNDDLMAIFNSIIQNEEAMVFRHRRDSQKRARYKEMIKQHMDVETVRSRLVRCSIKSPGELFRDLLLLATNAIVFYSKRTREYKAAMALRDIVIKAHRDHYKSSYHTAKKPRSARLHPSKFKIQAKSCNNVNRNADSEAPLQSLLAAKKGLKGHRKFKCGSVDGSVNRRTNVPGMEDTRCKTPVKEDHRSEVVMKERKRARKGDLQVA
- the LOC132631583 gene encoding uncharacterized protein LOC132631583 isoform X2, which gives rise to MWGTWEELILGGAVLRHGTQDWNVVASELRSRTIYPCYFTPQACKAKYEDLQKRYSGCNAWFEELRKRRVEELKRELEKSESSIGSLLSKIESLKAEKDGSSHTELPTALVKSEYTESFGKDGISAGSFTIDTGTNYSPESESPAVASAKDIDSKLEYSEPYERNEIPRKSAETADGNGGALRKRKWKDSILDSKEGSIGESDDVRSISGISTTEDSKGGLSRLMNDDLMAIFNSIIQNEEAMVFRHRRDSQKRARYKEMIKQHMDVETVRSRLVRCSIKSPGELFRDLLLLATNAIVFYSKRTREYKAAMALRDIVIKAHRDHYKSSYHTAKKPRSARLHPSKFKIQAKSCNNVNRNADSEAPLQSLLAAKKGLKGHRKFKCGSVDGSVNRRTNVPGMEDTRCKTPVKEDHRSEVVMKERKRARKGDLQVA
- the LOC132631583 gene encoding uncharacterized protein LOC132631583 isoform X3, with translation MEHKIGTSSLRNFVLVLAILATSPLSAWFEELRKRRVEELKRELEKSESSIGSLLSKIESLKAEKDGSSHTELPTALVKSEYTESFGKDGISAGSFTIDTGTNYSPESESPAVASAKDIDSKLEYSEPYERNEIPRKSAETADGNGGALRKRKWKDSILDSKEGSIGESDDVRSISGISTTEDSKGGLSRLMNDDLMAIFNSIIQNEEAMVFRHRRDSQKRARYKEMIKQHMDVETVRSRLVRCSIKSPGELFRDLLLLATNAIVFYSKRTREYKAAMALRDIVIKAHRDHYKSSYHTAKKPRSARLHPSKFKIQAKSCNNVNRNADSEAPLQSLLAAKKGLKGHRKFKCGSVDGSVNRRTNVPGMEDTRCKTPVKEDHRSEVVMKERKRARKGDLQVA